The Scytonema hofmannii PCC 7110 genome has a segment encoding these proteins:
- a CDS encoding bifunctional DNA primase/polymerase, whose translation MHAQIRHLVASLNSLPSEWQIVPTFGKRPLGKDWEKNTYSPKELQAELIRRRLKVWTNNRYITPTGVALVCGPNHPQGYLVAIDCDGESSWRKIIQINEHPEPEELKQLSPAQAYVRAQKYLPDTVAFTSGRKYRSQHLYLIPDSRTWEVKSCKVKTGKDEHLEFRGKNLASILPPSFHPNGRKYKWLPGCSPSEIEVRQSPDWVIAQMLIKQEKKRVLNLPQEKYNRRYRIDRYTHLYPQIEKNIQTALVLLEVIHPRFADDYDSWIQIGMALKSVSPILLKAWDSWSQLSPKYKIGECAYKWQSFRKTGITIRTLFRFANLS comes from the coding sequence ATGCACGCCCAAATCCGTCATCTGGTGGCTTCTTTGAACAGCTTACCCTCTGAATGGCAAATCGTTCCCACCTTTGGTAAACGTCCTCTAGGGAAAGATTGGGAGAAAAATACTTACTCTCCCAAAGAACTACAAGCCGAACTTATCCGCCGCCGCCTGAAAGTTTGGACAAACAACAGATATATCACCCCCACTGGCGTAGCCTTGGTATGTGGACCCAATCACCCCCAAGGATACTTAGTAGCCATAGACTGCGATGGAGAAAGTTCCTGGCGAAAAATCATACAAATCAATGAACATCCAGAACCAGAGGAACTGAAGCAACTTTCACCCGCCCAAGCATACGTTCGCGCTCAAAAATACCTCCCGGACACAGTTGCATTTACTTCTGGAAGGAAATACCGTAGTCAGCATTTATACCTTATCCCTGATTCGAGAACTTGGGAGGTAAAATCTTGCAAAGTCAAAACTGGGAAAGACGAGCACTTGGAGTTTAGGGGCAAAAACCTAGCTTCAATCCTCCCACCCTCCTTTCACCCAAACGGCAGAAAGTACAAATGGCTTCCCGGTTGCAGTCCATCTGAAATAGAAGTGCGTCAATCTCCTGACTGGGTAATTGCCCAAATGCTTATTAAGCAAGAGAAAAAAAGGGTACTAAATCTACCTCAAGAAAAGTATAACCGCAGATATAGGATAGACAGGTACACGCACCTCTACCCCCAAATCGAAAAAAATATCCAGACTGCACTTGTACTGCTTGAGGTTATTCATCCCCGATTTGCAGATGATTACGATTCGTGGATTCAAATAGGCATGGCACTTAAAAGTGTTAGTCCAATCTTACTTAAAGCATGGGATTCCTGGAGCCAGCTATCACCAAAGTACAAAATAGGCGAATGTGCTTATAAATGGCAGTCGTTTCGCAAAACTGGCATCACTATCCGTACTTTATTTAGGTTCGCTAATCTTTCTTAG
- a CDS encoding nucleotidyltransferase domain-containing protein translates to MNDRRQYLLELAKRNVKAYTANSKVKAAMVTGSVAEGLCDEYSDIDMSIYYSDLPTDEELQIARQQNQGSEPLWVIGDRSDGGFAEAYLVNGVECQFGHVTIAQWEQDIANILEKFDVKTPLMKAMSGTLICIPLYNEILIQQWKAKVAEYPDALAQAMVEQHLHFFPLWGVQQHLAERDATLFYYQVLVEAAQNLLGVLSGLNRLYYSTFQFKRMRRFVEQMSIAPKNVADRIENLFHAAPDPAADRLEELVQETLDLVDIHMPQVDTSLAKRRLGWRQQPWQLPPEKS, encoded by the coding sequence ATGAATGATAGAAGACAATATCTTCTTGAGTTAGCAAAGCGTAATGTAAAAGCTTACACCGCCAATTCAAAGGTTAAAGCAGCAATGGTTACAGGTTCAGTTGCAGAAGGGTTGTGTGATGAATATTCTGATATTGACATGAGCATTTACTACTCGGACTTACCAACTGATGAAGAATTACAGATTGCGCGTCAGCAAAATCAAGGTTCAGAACCTCTTTGGGTAATTGGCGATCGCTCTGATGGCGGGTTTGCTGAGGCTTATTTAGTCAATGGAGTGGAATGTCAGTTTGGTCATGTGACGATCGCGCAATGGGAACAAGACATCGCAAACATTTTAGAGAAATTCGATGTAAAAACTCCGTTAATGAAAGCCATGTCTGGAACCTTAATTTGCATTCCATTATATAATGAGATACTAATCCAGCAATGGAAAGCGAAAGTTGCTGAATATCCCGATGCATTGGCACAAGCGATGGTTGAACAGCATCTTCATTTTTTTCCGTTGTGGGGTGTGCAACAGCACTTAGCAGAGCGTGACGCAACCCTTTTTTACTATCAAGTTTTAGTTGAAGCAGCCCAAAATCTTTTAGGTGTTTTGTCTGGGTTGAATCGATTGTACTATTCAACGTTTCAGTTTAAGCGCATGAGACGCTTTGTTGAACAAATGAGTATTGCGCCAAAAAATGTTGCAGATCGGATTGAAAATTTATTTCATGCCGCTCCCGATCCAGCTGCCGATCGGCTTGAGGAGTTAGTTCAAGAAACCTTAGATCTTGTAGATATTCATATGCCGCAAGTCGATACATCATTAGCAAAGCGAAGACTAGGTTGGAGACAACAACCTTGGCAACTCCCACCAGAGAAATCATGA
- a CDS encoding SAM-dependent DNA methyltransferase → MKSLSRAGLHTAKEIVSAIREIQQVIKPEEIDTTKQKLNRLELEIIGMRAGDFFPTPRPICHELIAMVDIKPDWRILEPSAGSGNIAELLIQTYPNIQLDVVEINSTLREILELKGFNLVGKNFLEFHPDQLYNACIMNPPFCELVEHIYHAWELLVPKGVLVSVVPESVFFNRKYQVFKDWLESKNSRTKRIDKNAFLGSTTPTGVVTRIVKIVKP, encoded by the coding sequence ATGAAATCACTTTCTCGTGCAGGCTTGCACACAGCCAAAGAAATTGTATCCGCAATTAGAGAAATTCAGCAAGTCATCAAGCCTGAAGAGATAGATACCACCAAACAAAAACTCAACAGGCTTGAGTTGGAAATAATTGGAATGAGAGCGGGAGATTTCTTCCCAACTCCAAGACCGATTTGTCATGAATTGATTGCAATGGTAGATATTAAACCAGACTGGCGCATTCTTGAACCAAGTGCTGGTAGCGGAAATATCGCTGAATTGCTCATTCAAACTTATCCCAATATTCAGCTAGACGTGGTTGAGATTAACTCCACATTAAGAGAAATACTGGAACTCAAAGGATTTAACCTTGTAGGGAAAAACTTTTTAGAGTTCCATCCTGACCAATTATACAATGCCTGCATTATGAATCCACCCTTTTGTGAACTCGTCGAACATATCTACCACGCATGGGAACTACTTGTACCCAAGGGAGTGTTAGTTTCAGTCGTACCTGAATCGGTGTTCTTTAATCGCAAGTACCAAGTATTTAAAGATTGGCTGGAAAGTAAGAATAGCCGTACCAAAAGGATAGATAAAAATGCCTTTCTTGGTTCAACAACGCCTACGGGTGTAGTTACTAGGATAGTCAAGATTGTCAAACCATAG
- a CDS encoding caspase family protein has product MNHLYALLVGIDCYLPNELPDGASYRSLKGCVRDINHVEAFLKRQFNLPPEQIYMLTASNVDDSGEPFEPPSKWPTYENIVKMFQEVTSMAQSGDQVYIHYSGHGGRAVTIYPELKREKGFDEALVPLDIGKPTSRYLRDLELAALLQKMVSKGLVVTVVLDSCHSGGATRAGDSDIRGADTNTVDTTPRPTESLVASSWELVKTWQNLTGGARNATAIGGMLPLVKDYVLLAACRPSEYAYEYAFNGFERNGALTYWLLDSLQNRSLDLTYNELYSRINAKIHSQFQQQTPMLMGEGNRLVFGNSYESLQYTATVMQVDATSHPVLVKLNAGIAQGVDEGSLFAIYPREIKDITCNNLQY; this is encoded by the coding sequence ATGAACCACTTGTACGCTTTGCTAGTAGGTATTGATTGTTATTTACCTAACGAATTACCAGATGGTGCTTCTTATAGAAGCCTTAAGGGATGCGTGCGTGATATTAATCATGTGGAAGCTTTCCTAAAGCGCCAGTTTAATCTCCCACCAGAGCAAATTTATATGCTGACTGCTTCCAATGTTGACGATTCTGGTGAGCCATTCGAGCCACCTTCAAAATGGCCAACTTACGAGAATATTGTCAAAATGTTTCAGGAAGTCACTTCAATGGCGCAATCAGGTGACCAAGTTTACATTCACTACTCCGGTCACGGGGGACGTGCAGTCACAATTTATCCAGAACTCAAGCGAGAAAAAGGATTTGATGAAGCACTTGTTCCCCTTGATATTGGTAAGCCAACATCTCGTTATCTTCGCGACTTGGAGTTAGCGGCGCTTTTGCAAAAGATGGTGAGTAAAGGGTTAGTTGTCACAGTCGTGTTAGATAGCTGCCATTCTGGAGGAGCAACGCGAGCCGGAGATTCCGACATTCGTGGCGCTGATACAAACACTGTTGACACAACACCAAGACCAACAGAAAGTTTAGTCGCATCGTCTTGGGAGTTGGTGAAGACTTGGCAAAACTTAACAGGAGGAGCTCGTAATGCTACTGCTATAGGTGGGATGCTCCCGTTGGTTAAAGATTATGTTTTACTAGCGGCTTGTCGTCCGTCGGAATATGCTTATGAGTATGCCTTTAACGGTTTTGAGCGTAATGGAGCTTTAACTTATTGGTTGTTAGATTCCCTACAGAACCGCAGTCTGGATTTGACTTATAACGAACTCTACTCACGTATCAATGCCAAAATCCACAGTCAGTTTCAGCAACAAACGCCCATGCTGATGGGTGAGGGTAACCGTTTGGTTTTCGGTAACAGCTATGAATCCCTCCAGTATACTGCCACGGTGATGCAAGTCGATGCAACTTCTCATCCAGTCCTAGTTAAATTAAATGCTGGCATAGCCCAAGGTGTAGACGAAGGATCTCTATTTGCTATTTACCCACGTGAAATAAAGGATATTACCTGTAACAACCTGCAATACTAA
- a CDS encoding recombinase family protein, which translates to MLIGYARVSTDDQNLNLQTDALQQAGCAKIYSDRMSGAKAARPGLSLALEVARTGDVLVVWRLDRLGRSLKDLIEIMSTLDERGIGLSSLQESITTTNSSGRLIFHLFGALAEFERNLIHERTTAGLVAARARGHKGGRPKALDPAKRQLAVRLYTEGHHTIIEICRLMGISKPTLYNYIAEINT; encoded by the coding sequence ATGTTGATCGGCTACGCGCGAGTTTCAACAGACGACCAAAATTTGAACCTGCAAACGGATGCTTTGCAGCAAGCTGGTTGTGCAAAAATTTACTCGGATCGGATGAGTGGGGCGAAAGCTGCACGACCTGGTCTTAGTCTAGCGCTGGAGGTAGCGCGTACTGGTGATGTACTGGTGGTGTGGCGGCTAGATCGCCTGGGAAGGTCGCTCAAAGACCTAATTGAGATCATGTCCACGTTAGATGAGAGGGGAATTGGACTCTCAAGTTTACAAGAATCCATCACCACAACGAACAGCAGTGGCAGACTAATTTTCCATCTATTTGGTGCATTGGCGGAGTTTGAGCGTAATCTAATCCACGAACGCACAACTGCTGGGCTTGTAGCAGCGCGAGCGCGTGGTCACAAGGGAGGCAGACCAAAAGCTCTTGACCCAGCTAAACGTCAATTAGCAGTAAGACTTTATACCGAGGGACACCACACAATTATTGAAATCTGTAGGTTAATGGGAATTTCCAAACCAACGCTTTACAACTATATAGCAGAGATAAACACCTAA
- a CDS encoding DDE-type integrase/transposase/recombinase: MPLEALINLRHRLDGLPSRCQERRILIEETAALYGVSTDTLYRTLRNSSRPKSINRSDSGVPRKLSLSEMERYCEVIAAMKIRTSNKKGRHVSTVRAIELLEKFGMETPDGFVQPPKGMLTRSTVNYYLKAWGYDNERMTRQPPAVRFQAEYSNSCWHFDLSPSDLKHVKQPSWVEPGRGNPLLMLYSIVDDRSGVCYQEYHCVYGEDVEAALRFLFNAMTAKTTDGFAFQGIPEMIYTDNGPISKSHVFQNVMDCLRINLVTHMPAGKDGRRVTARSKGKVERPFRTVKEAHETLYHFHEPESDVEANLWLRQYLLHYNDKPHRIEPHSRLEDWLRNIPKSGLRSMCSWERFCTFAREPQRRKVGTDARVSVEGVAYEIEPDLAGETVVLWWGLFDNELYVEFDDQRYGPFYPVDGPIPLHRYRKFKKTKTEERADKIADLAKKLGLPRAALDKNADLQFLVDKYKELTPTVTPFNDPDPYQEFTYPTVLFAKRAISDFLAKPLAKLSPEQLAFIDVLLAETLNKKVIIERVRSYFHSHSCGEQNAH, encoded by the coding sequence ATCCCGTTAGAGGCACTGATTAATTTACGCCACCGCCTTGACGGTTTGCCCAGTCGTTGCCAAGAGCGTCGAATTCTCATTGAAGAAACAGCAGCACTGTATGGTGTGTCAACAGATACTTTATATCGAACTTTGCGTAATTCCTCGCGTCCCAAATCCATCAATCGCTCAGATAGTGGAGTACCGAGAAAACTTTCACTTTCTGAAATGGAACGTTACTGCGAAGTTATTGCCGCGATGAAAATCCGCACCAGTAACAAAAAAGGGCGACATGTCTCCACAGTACGGGCGATTGAACTATTGGAGAAGTTTGGGATGGAGACACCTGATGGTTTCGTCCAACCGCCCAAAGGTATGTTGACCAGGAGTACTGTCAATTACTACTTGAAAGCGTGGGGGTATGACAATGAACGGATGACCCGGCAACCACCGGCGGTACGTTTTCAAGCAGAGTACAGCAACTCTTGTTGGCATTTTGACCTCAGCCCATCCGATCTCAAACACGTAAAACAGCCATCATGGGTGGAACCGGGTAGGGGTAATCCACTACTGATGCTTTATAGCATTGTCGATGACCGTAGTGGTGTATGTTACCAGGAATACCACTGCGTTTATGGAGAGGATGTGGAAGCTGCATTGCGTTTCTTATTTAATGCGATGACGGCGAAAACAACTGACGGATTCGCCTTTCAGGGAATTCCAGAGATGATTTATACAGACAACGGACCAATTTCCAAAAGCCATGTATTTCAAAATGTGATGGATTGCTTGAGAATCAATCTTGTCACGCACATGCCTGCGGGTAAAGATGGTCGTCGGGTAACAGCTCGCTCCAAGGGTAAAGTGGAAAGACCTTTTCGGACGGTCAAAGAAGCCCACGAGACTCTATATCACTTTCACGAACCTGAAAGCGATGTTGAAGCGAACTTGTGGTTGCGCCAGTATTTATTGCATTACAACGACAAACCACACCGCATAGAACCACACTCGCGGTTGGAGGATTGGTTACGAAATATACCAAAGTCTGGTTTACGCTCGATGTGCAGTTGGGAGCGATTCTGTACCTTTGCTCGCGAGCCACAAAGAAGGAAAGTGGGAACAGATGCTAGGGTATCTGTAGAGGGCGTGGCTTATGAGATAGAACCTGACTTGGCTGGGGAAACTGTGGTGTTGTGGTGGGGTTTGTTTGACAACGAATTGTACGTAGAGTTTGACGACCAGCGCTACGGACCATTTTACCCAGTTGATGGTCCCATCCCCCTACACCGCTACCGTAAATTCAAGAAAACCAAAACTGAAGAACGCGCAGATAAAATTGCTGATTTAGCTAAAAAGTTAGGCTTGCCACGGGCTGCCTTAGACAAAAACGCCGATCTACAATTTCTAGTGGATAAGTACAAGGAACTTACTCCAACTGTCACACCTTTTAATGACCCCGACCCATACCAAGAATTTACTTATCCCACTGTATTGTTTGCTAAGAGGGCGATTTCAGATTTTCTTGCTAAACCGTTGGCGAAATTATCCCCCGAACAGTTGGCATTTATAGATGTATTGCTAGCTGAGACTTTGAATAAAAAAGTGATTATTGAACGAGTGCGTTCGTATTTCCACTCTCACTCATGTGGGGAACAAAATGCTCACTGA
- a CDS encoding ExeA family protein yields the protein MLTEVMEHFRLVREFSKAGYYETEHQKQMFKDIKFAIYSGKLVAITGIIGCGKTTTLRRLFEVLEKEGKILVSKSLSVDKDRATLPTLIAALFYDLSTDKEIKIPKDGEKRERELRDLIRKGKKPVALFVDEAHDLHYSTLKGLKRLIEIVEDGGGTLSVVLAGHPKLKNDLRRPTMEEIGYRATVFSLEGIVGSQREYIEWLVSKCTIEDTQISDILSAEAVELLAMRLRTPLQIEQHLTLAFEAAYLFGEKPVTTTIIESVLSKQMDDLEPTLTRHGYDVRGLAEQFNAKPAEIKLLFRGQLDPARSRELHEQMLAAGLPL from the coding sequence ATGCTCACTGAAGTCATGGAACACTTTCGTTTAGTTAGGGAGTTCTCTAAGGCTGGGTACTACGAGACGGAACACCAAAAACAAATGTTCAAGGACATTAAATTTGCAATCTATTCAGGAAAGCTGGTTGCTATAACGGGAATTATTGGCTGTGGTAAGACGACCACTTTGCGACGTTTGTTTGAGGTTTTGGAGAAGGAAGGCAAGATTTTGGTCTCAAAGTCGCTTTCTGTGGATAAAGACCGAGCGACGCTACCAACACTGATTGCGGCTTTATTCTACGATTTGTCAACAGATAAGGAAATTAAAATCCCTAAAGACGGTGAAAAACGGGAACGCGAACTGCGCGACCTAATTAGAAAAGGTAAAAAGCCAGTGGCGTTATTTGTTGATGAGGCTCATGACCTACACTACAGTACGCTGAAGGGACTCAAACGTTTAATTGAGATAGTTGAAGATGGTGGCGGCACACTCTCTGTGGTTTTGGCAGGTCATCCTAAACTAAAAAATGATTTGCGCCGTCCAACTATGGAAGAAATCGGTTATCGGGCAACGGTCTTTTCCTTAGAGGGTATTGTTGGTAGCCAGCGAGAATATATTGAATGGTTGGTATCTAAATGCACTATTGAAGATACTCAAATAAGCGACATCTTGTCGGCGGAAGCCGTTGAGCTACTTGCCATGCGCTTGAGAACACCACTACAAATCGAGCAACATTTGACACTTGCTTTCGAGGCTGCATACCTCTTTGGGGAAAAACCTGTCACCACAACGATCATTGAGTCCGTTTTATCTAAGCAAATGGACGATTTAGAACCCACTTTAACGCGGCACGGTTATGACGTGAGGGGCTTGGCAGAACAGTTTAATGCCAAACCGGCTGAAATTAAATTGCTGTTTCGTGGGCAACTTGATCCGGCGCGTTCACGTGAATTACACGAGCAAATGCTAGCGGCTGGACTGCCACTTTGA